Part of the Frankiales bacterium genome, GCTGCCTAGCGCGATCGAACACGGGCTGACGATGGCGACGTCGCGCCCAGTCGATCCGTCATCTCGTCCGCCGCGTGAAACCCACCACCGATGGGCCTTGATGCCCGGGGAATGATGTCCGTCATCTCGTCCGCCGCCTAGCTCGGACCGAGATGGCTCCGAATGGCGGGCCGAATTCCGTCCGTCATTTCGTCCGCCGTCACCTTGGGGTCGCGTAGACCTCCGTCGCCGCCCTGTGGGTGACCGACCGGAGGGACGCAACTGTCCGCCTGCGTTCCGCGCGCCGCCTGTGATGGCCGGCGATTCCGGCCTTCCCTGTCCGGCGGCGCGGGTCGTCCACAGTTGCCCGGCAGAATGCCGGCTGATCCAGGGTGCGGGGAGTGATGGTCACGAGGTGGTTGGGGAGCAGGAAGTTCATCACTGCGCCGACAGGGACTGTCGCGTCGAGTCTGTCCGCACCTTGCGTTGGCAGATCGAAGACCTCACCATCGCGCTGGCCGACGCCATGGCGTGTCCCGACGATCTCGTGGTTCTAGCGAGCGTGAGAGCGTTCCTGACCCTGCGAGACGTGCTGCAAGAGCTTGATGCTTCGCCGATCTCCAGGTGCCACGGAAAGCACTAGGCATCGCGACGTGGCTGTCCGCGGCAGCCGATGGACCGGCCTGCGCTGGTTCTTCGCGGCGAGAGCGTCACCCGTGCTCCACGAGAACCGGTCACTCGCGCGACGTAGCCAGCGACAACGCGCGTTGTCATCCGTAGGAGCCAGACGAGTGGACCTTGGCGATCTTGATCGCCCCGTCGTGTGGATGAGAATGGGCGGGGTCACCTGGCGACGTCGTCAATACTCTGGTGCGAGCGCAGCCCGTAGATGAGTGCGATGCGGGGTTCTCGGGTCGTCGGATTGCTGCCGTCGAGCGCGTGGGTCTGTCTCCCGTCCAGAGTGCCCTCCAGGTGGCTTGGGCATCGGCGGGCGCCGGTGCCGGAGTCGAGGAGGGCGCACGATGGATGTTCTGTTCGATCGAGTCGCTGGGCTCGATATCGGCAAGAAGATCGTGGTGGTGTGCGTGCGCACGCCGGGCGAGCGTGGTCGTCGTCGTTCGGAGGTCCGCACGTTCCGGACCATGACCCGCCACATCGACGTGCTCGGTGATTGGTTGATCGAGGAGGGTGTGCAGGTCGCGGCGATGGAGTCGACTGCCACGTATTGGAAGCCGGTGTTCTACGGGTTGGAGGACCGGCTCGAGTGCTGGTTGCTCAACGCCGCTCACATGAAGGCGGTCCCTGGGCGCAAGACCGATGTCCGGGACGCGGAGTGGATCGCCCAGCTGCTCGAGCACGGGCTGGTCAAGCCGTCGTTCGTGCCGCCCCCGTCGATCCGTCGGCTGCGCAACCTCACCCGCTACCGGGTGCAGCTGATGGCGGATCGGACTCGAGCCGCGGACCGGTTGGAGAAGGTGCTCGAGGACGCCTCGATCAAGCTCACCTCGGTCGCGTCGAACATCACCGGTGCCTCGTCGAGGGAGATGCTCGCGGCGTTGGTGTCCGGGGAGCGCGATGCGTCGATGATGGCCGATCTCGCGCACTCCACGCTGCGGCGCAAGATCCCCGACCTGACCGAGGCGTTGACCGGCCGGTTCGATGACCATCACGCGCTGCTGGTCGGGGCGATGCTGCGTCAGCTCGACCTTGCCGACGAGGCACTTGCCCGCCTTGACGCGCAGATCGTCGCGGAGATGGCGCCCTGGCAGCACCAGCTGGACCTGCTGCAGACCATCCCCGGCATCGGGAAGGTCGTCTCGCAGGTCATCATCGCCGAGACCGGCGCGGACATGGCCAGGTTCGGTTCGCCCGAGGCTCTCAGCGCATGGGCCGGGGTCGCGCCCGCAGTCCACGAGTCCGCCGGCAAGCGAACCCCTGCCGGGTCGCGGCAGGGCAACAAGTGGCTCACCTCGTCGCTGGTCGAGGCCTCGCACTCCGCGGCCAGGACCAAGGACACCTACCTGGCCGCCCAGTACGCCCGACTGGCATCGCGGCGAGGCGCCAAACGTGCAGCAGTCGCGGTCGCTCACTCCATGCTGGTGTCGGCCTACTGGATGCTGGTCCGTGACGAGCCCTACCAGGACCTCGGTCCCGACTGGCTGAACAAGCGAAACGACCAGGCGCACGCACGCCGCCTGGTCGCGCAGCTCGAACGCCTCGGCCACACGGTCGTTCTCGATCCCGTCGCCTGACCAAGGAACCGCGGAAACCGTTCCGGGGTGGCTCATCCGGGCTGCGCCCGGATGCTGTCGCGCCCTACTGCACGTCATTCTCGGGTCAGTACGAGCTGCGGTTGCCGTGGGAAGCGGATGCGGGCAGCTGGCTGCTAGTGCAAGACGGGGGCCGATGCTGCTTGTCGCCACGGGCGTGTACGAACCAGCTCGCGACGCGCCACGATCTGGCCGAGGCTCAGATTCGTGCTCGCTGGTGTCAGGGCATGTCGGAGCCCGCTCGGTGCCCCGCGGCGCTACTCGATACTCCTGGGCTGGACCACTTCAGGCCCGGTGAGGATGTCGTGCAAGCCGGCCAGGATGTTCTCGAGTGACAGGCCAGGGACGGCAGCGACGAGTGGGTACACGATGCCGTCCTCCTTGGCGACGTGAGTGTCGAACAGCACGCGCAAGGCCTCCCCGGCCGCGGCGGCTCGTACCGGGTGATAGGCGTAGCGCACCACCTCGACGAGCTCGGCGATGATCCGATGCTCGGCGATCATCGCTTCGATCAGCAGTCGGGTCCGACCATCGGTCGCGGCCGCGGGGTATATCGAGCTCTCTTCGGCCTTCGCGTGGGGAAGCAACTGGGTGTCACAGAACTCGACCAGCCGACGTCGCGACTCTGACACGTCCGCGGTTCCCGATTCGACAGCGACGAGGAGCTCCTCGACGCCATCGGCCAACACGTGAGACAAGGCCGCATGGTGGCGTCGCGCCGCTTGGACCACCCGGTACTCGCTAGAGCCGTGATGCTCCCAGTGGGTCATGACGGCGCCGGCTCGGTCTGGAGCGGTTCGCGTGCGCGCCTGAGCAGGACCGCTCGAACGACCAGCGGAAGGAAGGCAGCCATCGCGCCGAGTGCAGCAAGTCCGAGAACCGTGCGGATGGTGGCCGACAGCGGGAGTGCTGCGGCGAGGACTCCCGTGTTGATCAGGACGAGCCGGGTTCGTGCCCCGGTGTCGAGGACTGCGATGGTGCGGCGGGCCGCCGCGGGACCCCCTCCGAGGACGACCGGGATGAGGTAGCTCAGGGCACCGAGGAGGACCTGTGCGCCGAAGCCGACGAGGAGCGGGACGGCGAGGCGATCGGCGACGTCTGCGGCCGCAGCCCAGGAGGGCGCGAACGCCACAACCACGGTCAGGACCGCAAGGGTCACCACGAACCAGACAACACCGATGCACACCGACCACGTCGCGTAGGTGCTCGGACGGCGACGGAGCGTCTCCTCGACGAGCGGTCGCCCGGCGATGACGAGCCCGCCGAGGTAGCAGGTCAGGCCAAGAGCCGTCAGCACCTGGCTGCCGATGAGGGCAAGGGTCACGGAGGCCACGATCGCCGTGATCAGCACAGGAAGCGCCCGCCGGCTGGCCCGCTCGGCGCCGTCGACGATCTGGGTGTGCAGCATCGTCGGCCACAGCGTGACGAGGGTCCCGAGAACGGTGAGGCCCATCCAGCCGAGGACGTTGAGGGCGACGTGCGCGAGAGCGACGCGAGCGTGCGCGTCGTCGTCGAGGTCGTGCAAGGCCAGGACGACACCGAGACAGATCCCGAGCAGGAGGAGCGTGCTGGCTACCACGTAGTAGCGGACCGTCGCCCCAAAGCGTGACGGCAGCGAGCGACGGATGCGGAGCAGCAGGACGAGGGCATGCCACCCGACCGCGACGATGACCAGGTCCGCGCCGACGACGACCAGGGCTACCGCATCGACAGTCATGCCGAGCACGACGGCAACGGCGCCGACGTTGAACGTCCCCAGCCGCACGGCTTCGACCAGGCGACGTCCTGCCCGGGGTTGACGCAGCAGCGCCTCGGTGAAGTATGTGCTCCAGACCAGGATCGCGTTGCTCACGGCTCCCAGGAGCAGGAGATGGACCGGGAGCCAGGGGTCGACCTAGGTGAGCATGCCGCGTAGCGCCACCACGACAGCGCAGAGCAGCCACGAGGCCCCGATGGCGCCGACGCCGATGTGCCAGGCCGACCTCGCCGACATCGTCCTCGCTGTCACGGCTGCTCCGCCCGGAGCACGTGGGCCAGCACGGTGGGGTCATCCGAGCGCAGGTGCCCCATCACCTCGCCGCCGGAGCAGGTGAGCAGCTCAAGGACCACCCCGTCGCCGTCATGACTCACGAGCCGCCAGGTCCCACCGGAGTCCTCCCACCGCTGCAGGATCGCGAGGGACTCCTCGCCCGTCGCGCCGCTCATGGAGGCAGCGGCAGCCAGCGCAGCACCTGCCCCGCGGTGCTGCCTCCTGCAGGGACGACGAGATAGCCGTCGGCGACCGCGAGGCCGCGAAGCATTCCCGAGCCGTGGTGGGTCGTCGGCTCGACACCGTCAGGCCCGAGCGCGGCGAGGACGAGGCGGGTCGCGTGCGGGGGCGCAGACACGTCGACCGGACTGATGGCGGCGCCCAGCACGGGCAGCGGTCGACCCAGCAATGCGGCGACCAGTGGGCCACCGAGAGTGAGGAGCGCCGCGACGGCCGCCTGCGGGTTGCCGGGCAGGCCGACGAGCCAGCGCCGGCCGGGCAGCATCGCGAGCAGCATCGGGTGCCCCGGTCGCACGGCGACCGAGTCGACGATGAGGGAGCCCGATCGGGCCGCGATCGCGCGGTGCACGTGATCGGCCGGGCCGGCGGCTGTGCCACCGGTCGTGACCACGAGATCCACGTCGTCCGCAGAGTCGAGTGCCACGAGATGCGCGTCGAGCGTGTCCTGCACGCGCGTCACGCCGACGCAGTCGACGCCGAGCCGCTCGAGCCACGCCGGCACCTGGGGACCCAGAGCGTCCCGCACTCGCCCGTCGCCGGGAGTCCCGGCGTCGAGGAGCTCATCGCCGAGCACGAGGACCCGTGCCGTCGGTCGACGTACGACGTCCACCGTGTCGGCACCCGCTGCGGCCGCGAGACCGAGGTGCGCCGGCCCGAGGACGGAGCCGGCGGCGATGAGCAGCGACCCCTCGGGCGCCTCCTCCCCGGCCGGTCGCAGGTGTCGACCTGCGACCGCTTCCGCGCGCAGGAGGCCGTCGACGACGACGCCGTCCTCCCGGCGCACGACCGCGGTCGCGCCATCGGGAACCGCCGCGCCCGTTGCGATACCGACCGCGTCGCCGTCACAGAGCCGCGCTCCGTGAGCGAAGCCGGCGAGTACGGACCCGACGAGGACCCAGGGCCCCGAGCCGCAGACCGCCCAGCCGTCCATAGCCGAGGAGAGGAACGGCGGGAGGTCGGTGGCGGCACGGACGTCGCACGCGAGCGTCCTGCGGTGCGCCTGATGCAGCGCGACGGTCTCGCTGCCGAGCGGTGTTCCAGCCCCGTGTGCCGCGACGCGCGCCTCGTCCCACGAAGGCGAGACGAGGACGCCGTAGGGCGCGAGGTGGGCGAGGACGGCAGTCATGTCACTGCTGACGGGTGAACTTCAGGAGCCACGTCTTCGGCCCGCGCTCGACGTAGCTGACGGCGAACTCGCCAGGGTGCAGTTCCTCGAGCTCGGCCAGCAGCGGGAGCGGCTCGTGCGGTGCGGCCAGCACGATCGAGCCCGACACTGGGATCGCGCCGAGCGCGCCGTGCACAGCGGCGTGCCGCACGGCGGCCGGGATCGCGCGCACGTCCAGCACGGGCGTTGCTGCGTCACCCTTCCCGCACGTGCAGGTGCCACCGGCGCAGCCGCCGGACGAGGTGGTGGAGTCGAGGCCGGAGTCGATGCGGATGTCCATGGGGGTCCTTCTGGTTTGTGGCGCCGGGCCCCGGTGACGGAGGGGAGCGGGGACCCGGCGGGTCGGTGGGATCAGGAGGGCTTGGGTGCGCCTGGTCGTGCGTAGCGGACCCAGGTGAGCACGATGCACGCCGCGGCGAACACGACGCCCAGGGTGAAGAACGCGGTGATGTTCGCGATGGCCAGGCCGACACCGAAGAAGAAGGGTCCGTAGGCCGCGATGGCGGACGTCCATCCGATGACGCCACCGGCCTGACGGCGCTCGAAGATCATCGGCATCTGCTTGAAGGTCGACGCGTTGCCAATCCCGGTGAAGAAGAAGATAGCGATGAAACCGACCAGGAACGCGTGGAACTCGCTGGTGAGCGCCGCTGCGCCCTGTGCCGGGTCGGGGTTCACGTGCAGCATGGTGAACAGCAGCGAGAGCAGGATCCCGATGCCGGAGATGAGGGTCCACCGCGCGCCGCCGTGCCTGTCGGTGAGCGGGGCGAACGCCACTCGGGTCGCTGCGCCGACGAGCGGGCCGAGGAAGGCGAACGAGAGCGCCAGAGGGACGGTGTACCCGGGGACCAGCACCGATGTGGAGCCGTCGGCGGCTGTCGCGACGATCGCGGTGTTGCCGGCGCCGTAGAGGTTCTTGATGAGGAGTCCGAACTGGGCGGAGAGCCCGGCGAAGGTGCCGAAGGTCATGATGTACAGGGCGGTCATGAACCAGGTGTCGATGTTGGTGAAGATGTCGAGCTGCTGGCGGAAGTTGGCGCACACCGGCACGCTCTTGAGCATGGTCCAGGCGAGCACCGCGGCCACGATCACGAACGGCACGTAGATGAAGGCGGCGTTCTGCTCCCAGACCGGGTGGTCGGTGTTGTTCGCGGGGTCGTGGAACTTCTGCGACGCACCGAGGACGCCGAGCAGTGAGAAGCCGATGATCCACGGCGTCACGAACTGGACGATGGAGACGCCGAAGTTGCCGATGCCGGCCTGCAGGCCAAGCGCGGTGCCCTGCTTACGCCGAGGGAAGAAGTACGACGTGCTCGGCATGAAGCCGGAGAACGCTCCACCGCCGATGCCGGACAGGAACGCCAGGATCAGGAACGTCGTGTAGCTGGTGGACGGGTTCTGCACAGCGATGCCCCACCCGATGAGCGGGATGAGCAGCAACGCGGTGGTCAGCGTGACGAGTTTGCGCGTCCCGATGACGGGCGGGAGCCACATCCACACCAGGCGCAGCGTGCCGCCGGCGAGGCCGGGCATGGCGACGAGCCAGTACAGCTGGTTCTTGTCGAGCTTGAACCCGAGGTTGGTCAGGTTGGGGGCGATCGCGCTGGCGAGGAACCACGTGCAGAACGCCAGGGTGAGCGCGAACGTGGAGATGGACAGGGTTCGCCAGGCGAGCGACGAGTTCCACGTCGCCTCGTCCTCGGGGTCCCAGTCGGACAGCCACTCGCTGCCCTTGCGGGCCTCAGGGGTGGTGACGGTCATGTCGATCGCTCTCCTCGGTTCCGAACGGTTCAGCGGGTGGACGTGGTCTCGAGCACGGGCTGCTCGAAGTCGTCGGTCAGGTCGGGTGCGTTGCGGTGGAGCATGTGGACGACGGTGAGGTGCATCCAGAGCGTGCAGACCAGCGTCAGCAGGAACAGCACGCCGAACAGCGCGGTGGGGATCCCGGTGAGCTCCACGGCGTAGCCGAAGACCGGCAGCAGGAAGAAGCCGCCGAGCGCGCCGAGCATCCCGACCAGGCCGCCGACGGCACCGACGTCCTTGGGGAAGTACTCGGGGATGTGCTTGTAGACGGCCGCCTTGCCGACGCCCATCGAGCAGCCGAGCAGGACGACGAAGAAGGTGAAGGCCCAGAGGCCGAGGTGCCAGGGGAGGATCTCGGCGGTACCGTCGGCGGCCTTGCTCGTGGCGACGTCGATGGTGATGAAACCGCTGGGCATCATGAGGACACCGGTCGAGAACAGCATCAGGCCGAAGGTCCAGTACATGATCCGGCGGGCGCCGATCTTGTCCGACATCCAGCCCCCGACCGGCCGCAGCAGCGACGCGGGGAAGATGAACAGCGCGGTCAGCAGACCGGCCTGCCAGAGCTCCACCCCGTACTGGGTCTCGTAGTACTTGGGCAGCGCGGACGACAGCGCGACGTAGGCGCCGAAGACGGCGACGTAATAGAGGCTAAAGCGCCACACGCGCAGGTGCTTGAGCGGCAGCAGCTGCACCCGGAGCGGGATCGTCTTCCCCGGTGTGCGGTCGGGCTTGGGTGCGACGAACCAGAGCACCGCGGCCATGATCACGAGGGCGACGGCGTAGATCACCGGGACGAGACGCCAGCCGCCGCTGACGAAGCCGCCGAAGTACGCCGCACCAGCGGTGCCGGCGATGATCGCCGGTCCGATCAGCTTGGTGACCGACGCGCCGACGTTGCCGGCCCCGAAGACCCCGAGCGCGAAGCCCTGCTGCGAGCGCGGGAACCAGGCGCTGTTCCAGGCGATGCCCGAGCTGAACGAGTTGCCGGCGAAGCCGATGAGGAACGCCAGGACGAAGAGCATCGTCGGGTTGTGGGTTCCGGCCAGCAGGTAGGTCGGGACCGCCGCGAGGAGCAGGAGGCCGGTCATGACGATCCGGCCACCCCAGCGGTCGGCGAGGATGCCGGTCCCCAGACGCCAGATCGCACCGTTGAGGACGGGCAGCGCCGTCAGCCAGTAGAAGGCCGTGTCGGAGAGACCGAACTCCTTCTGGATCGGGAGGCCGAGGATCCCGAACTGCAGCCAGACCGCGAACATGAGCGTGAACGCGATCGTCGAGGTCACGAGCACCCGGTAGCGCCCCGGCGTCGGGGGACCCTGCGTGGTCGCTGGCTGCTCGAGGATGACCCCGGTGGCAGCGAGACTCATGGCAACTCCTCGATTGGTATTTGCTGATCGGAGTCACCGTAGGACCTCGTGTCCGGGGCAAGTCCAGACCAAGACATGGTATTTACTAGTGACCTGTCTTACATCTGCTCACCGCGGCAGACGGGTTCGAAGTGTCATAGAGTCCAGTTGTTCGTTAGAAACTGACGTGAAGTGAACAATGTGGGGAGGTGCTCATGGCGTTCGCCAGTCGTGTCACCCGACGCGAGCGTGGCCCCGCTCAGGCTGACTCCTCTCGACGCCGGGTCCTCGACCTGCTCGATGCCTCTGATCGTCCCCTGACCATCACCGAGATCACTTCCGGTACCGGTCTGCACGCGAACACCGCCCGTTACCACCTCGCGCTGCTGGCTGATATGGGGCGCGTCGAGGCGGTGCGTGAGGACCGGACTCTCCCGGGACGGCCGAAGCTGCTCTACAAATCGTCCTCGCATGGTGAGCCGACTGATCCTTACCGCATGTTGGCCGCGGAGCTCGCAGCGGGGATTGCGGGCGAGGAGCCCGGTACGTCGCCGGGCGTGGCGGCGGGTCGCCGACTGGCACGCAGCCAGCGCGAGAAGGTCGCGCCCGGCGGTGTCGCAGTCACCATGCAGGACAGCGTCACGATGGCGGTCGAGGGCCTCGAGGTGCTCGGCTTCGAGACGACGACCGACCCCCTCGGCGACCGCTTGTACCTGTCGCATTGCCCGTTCGCCGATCTGGCCCGTGAGGACCGGGCGATCTGCCGGCTGCACCAGGACATGCTCGACGGATTCTTCGGCGAACTCGATTCCGGTGTGACCCTGCGCCGGCTCGACACCTTCGTCAAGGATGACTTGTGTGTCGCCCACCTGAACCGCCCCGACCTGCGCCCGGCCCCTGAGCCGTCCACAGCGCAGGACGCACCACCGACCTTGGGAGCAGTGACGTGAACCCCGCGCCTCGCATCGACGACCCGGTCGTCGACGGACTCATCTCGGCCCGCTCGTTCCTCACCCGTTCCGATGTGTCGCCCGACCACCGGGCGGTGCACGAGGTGGGTGGTCGTGAGGGCGATGTCTTCTACCGGGACCGGTGGTCGCACGACAAGATCGTGCGCTCGACGCACGGGGTGAACTGCACCGGATCCTGCTCCTGGAAGGTCTACGTCAAGGACGGGATCATCACCTGGGAGACCCAGCAGACCGACTACCCCTCGGTCGGTCCGGACTCGCCGGAGTACGAGCCCCGCGGCTGCCCTCGTGGCGCGGCGTTCAGCTGGTACACCTACTCGCCCACGCGGGTGCGCTATCCGTACGTCCGCGGGGTGCTCCTCGAGATGTACCGCGCGGCCAAGCTCGCAAACGACGGCGATCCGGTCAAGGCGTGGGCCACGATCGCCGACGACGAGGACGCACGCCGTCGCTACCACTCCCAGCGCGGACGCGGCGGGCTCGTGCGCGCGACCTGGGACGAGGCGCTCGAGATCGTCGCTGCCGCCCAGGTCCACACCATCGCGAAGTTCGGACCGGACCGCGTCGCCGGCTTCTCGCCGATCCCGGCGATGTCGATGGCGTCGCACGCCTCAGGCGCGCGCTACACCTCGCTGCTCGGCGGCACGATGCTGTCGTTCTACGACTGGTACGCCGACCTGCCGATCGCGTCGCCGCAGATCTGGGGCGACCAGACCGACGTCCCCGAGTCGGCCGACTGGTGGAACGCCAGCTACCTCATCATGTGGGGCTCGAACATCCCCACGACCCGCACGCCCGACGCCCACTTCATGACCGAGGCCCGCTACAAGGGCCAGAAGGTCGTCACCGTCAGCCCGGACTACGCCGACAACACCAAGTTCGCCGACGAGTGGATGCCCGCGGCGCCCGGGACCGACGGGGCGCTGGCCATGGCGATGGGCCACGTGGTGCTCAAGGAGTTCTACGTCGACCGGCAGGTGCCGATGTTCGTCGACTACGCCAAGCGCCTCACCGACCTGCCGTTCCTCATCTCGCTGCGCCAGCGCGAGGACGCCTGGGTGCCTGACCGGTTCGTGAACGCGGCCGACCTCGGCATCGAGGAGGACGTGGCCGAGTGGAAGCCGGCGATGATGGACCGCCGGACGAACGAGCCGGTGATCCCGCACGGCTCGATCGGCTTCCGCCACAACGAGTCCGGCATGGGGAAGTGGAACCTCGACCTCGACGGCATCGAGCCGGTGCTCTCGCTCTACGACCCCGCAGGCGAGTCGGTCGCCGTCGACATGCCGCGCTTCGACGTCGGAGACGCGGGCAGCGAGCAGGGCTCGATCATCCGCCGCGGCGTGCCGGTCCGGCGCGTCGGCGACCGGCTTGTCACGACGGTCTACGACCTGCTGCTCGCGCAGTACGGCGTGGGCCGTGCCGGCCTCCCGGGCGAGTGGGCTGGCGGTTATGACGACGCGTCGAGCCTCTACACGCCTGCGTGGCAGGAGGAGATCACCTCCGTCCCGGCCGAGACCGTCACCCGGATCGCCCGCGAGTTCGCGGCGAACGCCGAGGAGTCGAACGGGCGCTCGCTGATCACGCTCGGCGCCGGGACGAACCACTGGTACCACTCCGACGCCACCTATCGCGCGATCATCGCGCTGGTGGTGCTCACCGGCTGCCAGGGCAAGAACGGTGGCGGCTGGGCGCACTACGTCGGCCAGGAGAAGGCGCGACCGTTCACCGGCTGGGCGCAGCTGGCCTTCGGCCTCGACTGGGTCCGACCGCCGCGTCAGATGGCGGGGACGTCGTACTGGTACCTCCACACCGACCAGTGGCGCTACGACGCGTTCGGCGCCGAGGACGTCGCGACCCCGCTCGGCACAGGCATCTTCGCCGGTCAGTCGTTCGCCGACACCCTCGCGCAGGCGGTGCGGATGGGGTGGACACCGGGATCGCCGACGTTCGACCGCAACCCGCTGACGCTGGCCGCGGACGCGGAGAAGGCCGGGATGTCGCCGGCGGACTACGTCGTGTCCGAGCTCAAGGCCGGACGCCTGAAGTTCGCGGTCGAGGACCCGGACGCGCCGGAGAACTTCCCGCGCGTGCTCACCGTGTGGCGCGCGAACCTGCTGGGCTCGTCGGGCAAGGGCAACGAGTACTTCCTGCACCATCTGCTCGGCGCAGACGGGGCGATCGACAACGTGGAGACGCCCGAGGGCCTGCGCCCGAAGGACGTGACGTGGCGCGAGGAGGCCCCGGTCGGGAAGCTGGATCTCCTGGTGTCGTTGGACTTCCGGATGACCAGCACAGGGCTGTTCAGCGACGTGCTGCTGCCCGCGGCGACGTGGTACGAGAAGTACGACATCGCCTCCACCGACATGCACCCCTACATCCACGCGTTCAACGCCGCGATCGCACCGCCGTGGCAGGCGCGCAGCGACTACGACACGTTCACCCGGCTCGCCGAGGTCTTCAGCGAGATGGCCGGACCGCGGCTCGGCACCCAGACCGACGTCGTCGCGACCCCGCTCACCCATGACACCCCGACCGAGATCGGCCAGCCGGGCGGCCGCGTGCTCGACTGGCGAGCGGGCGAGTGCGAGCCGATCCCCGGCAAGACGATGCCGAACATCGCGGTGGTGCAGCGCAACTACGGCGAGATCGCGGCGATGATGACCGCGCTCGGCCCGA contains:
- a CDS encoding nitrate reductase subunit alpha, which codes for MDDPVVDGLISARSFLTRSDVSPDHRAVHEVGGREGDVFYRDRWSHDKIVRSTHGVNCTGSCSWKVYVKDGIITWETQQTDYPSVGPDSPEYEPRGCPRGAAFSWYTYSPTRVRYPYVRGVLLEMYRAAKLANDGDPVKAWATIADDEDARRRYHSQRGRGGLVRATWDEALEIVAAAQVHTIAKFGPDRVAGFSPIPAMSMASHASGARYTSLLGGTMLSFYDWYADLPIASPQIWGDQTDVPESADWWNASYLIMWGSNIPTTRTPDAHFMTEARYKGQKVVTVSPDYADNTKFADEWMPAAPGTDGALAMAMGHVVLKEFYVDRQVPMFVDYAKRLTDLPFLISLRQREDAWVPDRFVNAADLGIEEDVAEWKPAMMDRRTNEPVIPHGSIGFRHNESGMGKWNLDLDGIEPVLSLYDPAGESVAVDMPRFDVGDAGSEQGSIIRRGVPVRRVGDRLVTTVYDLLLAQYGVGRAGLPGEWAGGYDDASSLYTPAWQEEITSVPAETVTRIAREFAANAEESNGRSLITLGAGTNHWYHSDATYRAIIALVVLTGCQGKNGGGWAHYVGQEKARPFTGWAQLAFGLDWVRPPRQMAGTSYWYLHTDQWRYDAFGAEDVATPLGTGIFAGQSFADTLAQAVRMGWTPGSPTFDRNPLTLAADAEKAGMSPADYVVSELKAGRLKFAVEDPDAPENFPRVLTVWRANLLGSSGKGNEYFLHHLLGADGAIDNVETPEGLRPKDVTWREEAPVGKLDLLVSLDFRMTSTGLFSDVLLPAATWYEKYDIASTDMHPYIHAFNAAIAPPWQARSDYDTFTRLAEVFSEMAGPRLGTQTDVVATPLTHDTPTEIGQPGGRVLDWRAGECEPIPGKTMPNIAVVQRNYGEIAAMMTALGPNVENLGTVVKGVTLKQPNSVEHLRKVNGVARGGVADGRPLLKSAEQACEAILTLSGVSNGAVAVAGFEQLEKRTGVELADLAREHEGKQITFADTQSRPQSVITSWEWSGSEHGGRRYSPFTINVERGKPWHTLTGRQHFFLDHDWMAEVGECFPTYRPPLNLAALAGYPKIGDHGESHVVVRYLTPHSKWSIHSEYQDNLFMLALSRGGPDIWMSKEDADKIGVADNDWIEAHNRNGIVVARAVVSHRMPEGTVYMYHAKDRTIGVPRVEKTGKRGGIHNSLTRLLLKPTHLIGGYAQLSYGFNYYGPTGNQRDEVTTIRRRSQEVQY